The following proteins are co-located in the Paenibacillus sp. FSL H8-0079 genome:
- a CDS encoding ATP-dependent Clp protease proteolytic subunit has product MNERMNGKQASKSNQPEVEAPEIPLQEDKDISPVTETIQQFGQTQSPAGESNIFCMTIIGQVEGHLILPPQNKTTKYEHIIPQLVAAEQNQRIEGILIILNTVGGDVEAGLAIAEMIASLSKPTVTVVIGGGHSIGVPIAVASTYSLIAGSATMTIHPIRMNGLVIGVPQTFEYMEKMQERVVRFVTSHSNISEEMFKELMFKTGELNRDIGTAVGSADAVKHGLMDAVGGIGQAIAQLNQLIGDKRQTLQAGGYTQ; this is encoded by the coding sequence ATGAATGAACGTATGAATGGCAAGCAGGCGTCAAAATCCAATCAGCCGGAGGTTGAAGCACCGGAGATCCCGTTGCAAGAGGACAAGGATATCTCTCCTGTTACGGAGACTATTCAGCAATTTGGGCAGACACAGTCGCCAGCAGGTGAATCGAACATTTTCTGTATGACGATCATCGGACAGGTGGAAGGGCATTTAATTTTGCCACCACAAAACAAAACAACAAAGTATGAGCATATCATTCCACAGCTAGTGGCTGCAGAACAGAATCAGCGTATTGAAGGTATTCTGATCATTCTGAACACGGTAGGTGGAGATGTAGAAGCGGGTCTGGCCATTGCAGAGATGATTGCTTCCCTGAGCAAACCTACGGTGACTGTGGTCATTGGTGGAGGGCATAGCATTGGAGTACCGATTGCGGTAGCTTCAACGTATTCCTTGATTGCCGGAAGTGCAACGATGACGATCCATCCCATCCGTATGAACGGACTTGTCATTGGTGTACCTCAGACGTTTGAGTATATGGAGAAAATGCAGGAACGGGTTGTTCGATTCGTGACTTCTCATTCGAATATCTCTGAAGAGATGTTCAAAGAACTGATGTTTAAGACTGGCGAGTTGAATCGGGATATTGGTACAGCTGTAGGAAGTGCAGATGCAGTGAAACATGGATTGATGGATGCAGTGGGTGGGATTGGACAGGCTATTGCTCAGTTAAATCAGCTCATAGGAGACAAGAGACAAACCCTGCAGGCGGGAGGTTATACACAATGA
- a CDS encoding YlzJ-like family protein, with product MTLYTVMPPEQLWSGMWKEGEDTREIKMNGLLMQVRPVNDNEAVIVRLLDCPLEAYLNPANMPGSTIPLSGNLGSA from the coding sequence ATGACACTATACACCGTGATGCCTCCTGAACAACTCTGGTCTGGAATGTGGAAAGAGGGCGAAGATACGAGGGAGATCAAGATGAATGGTTTGTTAATGCAAGTGAGGCCTGTGAATGACAATGAAGCCGTTATTGTGCGTTTACTGGATTGTCCGCTTGAAGCCTATCTCAATCCTGCCAATATGCCAGGTTCGACCATTCCGCTTTCAGGTAACTTGGGATCAGCATAA